CCTCAGGGCGATCGTGCCGATCGCACCCGACGGCATCATGCTGCCGAAATCGAATTCAGGCGCCGACGTCCAGCATCTCTCCACCAAACTTCGTGTGCACGAGGCGGAAAACGGCCTGCCGGACGGTGCCATCAGAATCATCCCGATCATCACGGAAACAGCAAGCGGCGTGCTGGCGACCGCAAGCTACGTCGGAGCGAGCGCCCGGGTCGCCGGACTGACCTGGGGCGCGGAGGACCTTTCGGCGGCCATCGGCGCGCGCGCAGCGCGTGACAGCGACGGCCGCTACACCGACGTGTTCCGACTGGCGCGGGCCATGACCGTGCTGGGTGCGGCAGCGGCCGACGTTGCCGCCATTGATACCGTCTTCGTCAATTTCAGGGATGGCGAAGGCCTGCGCGCCGAGTGCCTCGACGCCGAACGTGACGGCTTCACCGCCAAGATGGCGATCCACCCCGACCAGGTCGCGGTCATCAACGAGGCGTTCACGCCGACCGCCGAGGCGGTGACCCGTGCAGCTTCCGTCGTCAGCGCTTTCGAGGAGGCAGGCAATCCGGGCGTGGTCGGCATCAACGGCAAGATGTACGACAGGCCGCATCTGAGGCTCGCCCAGCGCCTGCTGGCCCGGGCGCGCGCCGCCGGTGTCATTGGCTGAGGCTCAGTCTTCCCACCGCGGCCGCCGCATCGAGAAGATAGCGTCGATCGTCGAATAATCCATGTAGCCGAGGCGCGAGACGTTGCCGGCCCTGACGACATCGAACAGTCCGTCGGTCAGATAGGCTTCGTCGATATGGATGCCGACGACCTCGCCTATGACGACGATGGCGCCGGTCTCCTGGCCATTCAGGCCCTTGGGCCGGAAGATCTCGGTGACTTTGCATTCCAGTGCCGCGGGCGCTTCAGCAACGCGCGGCGGGGCGACAAGCTGCGATGGCGCCGGTGTCAGCCCGGCATAGTCGAACTCGTTGACACCGCGCGGCGCGTTGACCGAGCTCTTGTTCATCTTCTCCGCAAGGTCGCGCCCGACGAGATTGGCGACGAACTCCCTGGTTTCGCCGGCAAAGGTTGCACTGTCCTTTTGTCCCTCGGAGGAGAACCAGACCAGCGGCGGCTTGCCGGACAGCGCATTGAAGAACGAATAAGGGGCGAGGTTGACCGCCCCATCCTTCGCGATTGTCGAAATCCAGCCTATCGGCCGCGGCGACACCAGCGCCTTGAATGGATCATGCGGCAGGCCGTGGCCATTCGACGGCTCGTAGAACACCTGGGCTAGCCCTCCCACGGCCCGGAATAGTCGGAAGTGAGTTTCGCCACGTCAGGACGCGGGCGCTCCTGTCCGGCGCCGTCATAAGAGCCGATGTGGATGAAGCCAATGACGCGCTCATGCGGCGCGAGCCCGAGCAGCGCCCGCCCCTCGTCGCAATCCGAGTACCAGTTGGTGATCATGTTGGTGCCATAGCCCAGAGCGTTGGCGGCAGTGATCAGGTTCATCGCGGCCATGCCACCCGACAGGAACATTTCCCACCCGGGGATCTTGGGATGCTCCTTGGGGCTCGACACGACTCCGATGACCAGCGGCGCGCGCGAAAAGCGGGCGAGTTCCTGGTTGCGCCGGCCTTCCGG
The nucleotide sequence above comes from Aminobacter aminovorans. Encoded proteins:
- a CDS encoding flavin reductase family protein, giving the protein MFYEPSNGHGLPHDPFKALVSPRPIGWISTIAKDGAVNLAPYSFFNALSGKPPLVWFSSEGQKDSATFAGETREFVANLVGRDLAEKMNKSSVNAPRGVNEFDYAGLTPAPSQLVAPPRVAEAPAALECKVTEIFRPKGLNGQETGAIVVIGEVVGIHIDEAYLTDGLFDVVRAGNVSRLGYMDYSTIDAIFSMRRPRWED
- a CDS encoding HpcH/HpaI aldolase/citrate lyase family protein — translated: MRSLLFVPGDSEKKLERGFSSGADVVIVDLEDSVSPDNKAHARGVAANFIASKRNETQASIYVRVNDLTTGLTDDDLRAIVPIAPDGIMLPKSNSGADVQHLSTKLRVHEAENGLPDGAIRIIPIITETASGVLATASYVGASARVAGLTWGAEDLSAAIGARAARDSDGRYTDVFRLARAMTVLGAAAADVAAIDTVFVNFRDGEGLRAECLDAERDGFTAKMAIHPDQVAVINEAFTPTAEAVTRAASVVSAFEEAGNPGVVGINGKMYDRPHLRLAQRLLARARAAGVIG
- a CDS encoding nitroreductase family protein — translated: MTSPIIDFLLNRNSAPIPELRAPAPSDAEIAIILAAASRVPDHGRLEPWRFILYRGDARIEIGQKLADLAERREGPLPEGRRNQELARFSRAPLVIGVVSSPKEHPKIPGWEMFLSGGMAAMNLITAANALGYGTNMITNWYSDCDEGRALLGLAPHERVIGFIHIGSYDGAGQERPRPDVAKLTSDYSGPWEG